A stretch of DNA from Patescibacteria group bacterium:
GGTCTTATATCCAACCCTGGATCTGTCCCAATTTCGTAATAACTTACGCTGCTTCCACCATCTGTGGCATATTTAGTCTGATATTTCGCCGACTCAAACATGCTATCAAGCTCATAACCGTCGAGACCCGACGCGTAGTAGTAATGCATTGCTCCTGCAGACTCTTGGGGATCAACCGGCAGTGTTGCCAAATACTTCCCCAATCCCGGCGCATTAACTACAGTATATTGAAGCCATCCCGTACCATCAACCGCTCTAGAGCCAACATCAGAACTTCCAGTTGTGGTGGTTAAAGTTATATCACCCGATGCCAACGCCAAATCTATCGCCTTGCGCAGGTTGTCCAGATCGCTCATTCTTGTAGCGTCTCGCGACTCCGCCATCATCTGCGCTGGGTTTATAGCAACCAAAACAACACCAGTTAAAATGGCAATTATCGCAATCACAACAAGAAGTTCTACTAATGTAAAACCCTTGCGGGCAGTGTTTAACAATTTCATAATAATTCTCACCTCCAAAAAATTTAACTAAATTAACTACTTTCTATTCCGGAATGCAAACATGCGTGGTTCCAACTGCAGCAACTGCATTCTTTGTTGCTAGCGATTTAAAAGATGTTGACTCGGGAGCAAAACAAACATATACCAAATTGGTCGTGGCATTCTCACTTACTGTAAGACCATTTAACGCATCTGTCGCCGCCGTTAAATTCTTTCTAGTCTTAAATTCTGGTTTAACCTCATTCTTGGTAACCAGTTCAGTTAACCATGATGCTGCTGGAGGCAATTGACCGCCTGTTCCGGGACTATCGGCTTCGGTTGTTGTTGCCCAAGGATATTTTTGGAATGTGGTGTAATACCTTTCTACAGCATTCAAAAGCTCCGCGGCATCGGACTTGCGACCCGAATCATTGGCCTTTCTGATCTGCTCCAACGGGTTTATGGCAGAAAGAATCGCCACCGCCAAAATTCCCAAGATAACAATCACGATTAAAAGCTCTATCAGCGTAAAACCTTTTGTTGTCCTATTCATTTTCTTTCACCTCCAACAAAAAAACCACTCACACCGTGGTTTAGAATAACTTAATAACCATTAATTTTTGAACAAAAGTCGCAGGGCAGAAGACCATACAAAAACTATACCCCCTTTAGAACGATGATGTCAACTTATAAATTGGCGTGATAATCGAAATAATTAAAAGCCCTACCATTCCGCCTAAGGCTATCATGATTATTGGTTCCAACGCAGTTGAGAGATTTTTAATCACCCGATCAACCTCCATCTCGTAAAATGAGGAAACTTTTCCCAAGACCTCGTCCATTTTTCCCGTTTCTTCGCCAACCGAAACCATTTGAAAAATCAATGGGGGAAATATTGGGTCGCGAGATAAGGCTTGAGATAAAGGCAACCCCTTTTCTACAAGAATAGAGACTCTTTTCATACTGT
This window harbors:
- a CDS encoding type II secretion system GspH family protein; its protein translation is MKLLNTARKGFTLVELLVVIAIIAILTGVVLVAINPAQMMAESRDATRMSDLDNLRKAIDLALASGDITLTTTTGSSDVGSRAVDGTGWLQYTVVNAPGLGKYLATLPVDPQESAGAMHYYYASGLDGYELDSMFESAKYQTKYATDGGSSVSYYEIGTDPGLDIRP
- a CDS encoding type II secretion system GspH family protein is translated as MNRTTKGFTLIELLIVIVILGILAVAILSAINPLEQIRKANDSGRKSDAAELLNAVERYYTTFQKYPWATTTEADSPGTGGQLPPAASWLTELVTKNEVKPEFKTRKNLTAATDALNGLTVSENATTNLVYVCFAPESTSFKSLATKNAVAAVGTTHVCIPE